AAGATGGCCGGCTCCGAACTCGTCCACAAGTTCATCGGCGAGGGATCGAAGCTCGTCCGCGACCTCTTCGATCTGGCTCGCCAGGAAGAGCCCGCTGTCGTCTTCATCGACGAGATCGACGCCATCGCCGCCAAACGGACGGAGTCGAAGACCTCCGGCGACGCCGAGGTCCAGCGGACGATGATGCAACTGCTCTCGGAGATGGACGGCTTCGACGACCGCGGCGAGATCCGCATCATCGCCGCCACCAACCGCTTCGACATGCTCGACCGGGCGATCCTCCGGCCCGGCCGCTTCGACCGCCTCATCGAAGTGCCCAAGCCCGACGCCGACGGACGGCGCCAGATCTTCCAGATCCACACCCGCGACATGAACCTCGCCGACGGCGTCGAGTTCGACGAACTCGCCGAGGAGATCGACGAGGCCTCCGGTGCCGACGTCAAGGCGATCTGTACCGAGGCCGGAATGTTCGCCATCCGTGACGGACGTACCGAGGTCCAGATGACGGACTTCTACGACGCCTGGGAGAAAATCCAGCAGGACGAGAGCGAAGAAGAGGACGTCTCGCGAACCTTCGCCTGATCGGGCCGTCTAATCGCCGGGGAACTTCTCCCTTCGTTCCAGAACACGGAAATCCGTTCGCTCTAAGGGACAGGTATGGCAGTCACGGATCACCTCCGGACGAGCGCCCGCTCGCGCCCCGCCGCGCTCACGGCCGTCGTCTCGATAGTCGGGTACGCACTCGTGTTCGGTGCCTTCGGCGATCTCTTGCCGCTCCCGGACATCTCCAACCAAGCGGTCATCCTCCTGAGTGACGCGATCGCGGTCGTCAACGCCGGCGCGCTGGCCGCGATCCTCGTCGGCGTCTACTTCATCAAGAGCGGACAGGTCAAGCGCCACCGGGCTGCGATGCTGACGGCGTTTACCCTCATCCTCGCGTTTCTCGTGCTGTATCTGGTGAAGGTCGGCGGCGGCTTCGAGAAGGAGATCCTCGCCAGCGGCGCGGTCTGGACGGCCTACATCGTGATGCTGGCGATCCACATCCTGTTGTCCGCCATCTCCGTCCCGGTCGTGGTCCACGCCGTCGTGTTGGGGCTGACGCATACACCCGCGGAACTGCGCGAGACCGCGCACGCCCGGGTCGGCCGTATCGCCGCAGCGGCCTGGAGTCTCAGTCTCTTTCTTGGCCTGGTCACCTACGTGATGTTGAACCACGTCTACGGCTGGGTGCCCCGTGGCGGCGAAGCCGCGCTCTTGCTCGTGCTCGCCGGGCCGCTCCGACGGCAGTGAGCGGGCACTCACGGCGACAGAACTGACGATCGCGGGAGAGCTTCGCGCGTTCCGGATCGCTGTATCCCCGGGGGGAGACGCTGGCCTCCGGGCTCACCGAACGGACCGGATCAGCGCCGCCTCGATTAGCGAGTCGGGCTTCGAGTCGCCCCGACTCGTTCCACAGAGTGTGACAACGTCGGTGGTGACGGGTACCGCTCGGGAGAGAGACCGTCTTCGGCCGAGAGGTCAGTCAGTCCGCGGAAGGAGTCCGGCGGCGACGACGAGCGCGACAATCGAACAGCCGGTTAGGATCACGAGCGGCGCAATCGCGTCACCGCTGCCCGTCGTGGCTGCCCGAACCCCTCGCGAGAAATACGTCAACGGCGAGAGCCACGTCGGGAGCCACGCCGGCAACATCGTCGGGGGAACAAACGTCTCCGAGAGGAACAACAGCGGGAGTGCGATCCCGTTGCTCGCCGAGATGACGCCGTCCTGTGAACTCGCCAGGCTACCGATGGCAGCGCCGATTCCACAGAACAGCCCGACGCCGAGAACGACGAAGGGGAGCAACAGCGGGGACGGACGGATCGACGCGCCGGTCACACCGACCATCAGGAACAGCAAGAGCAGGCCGGCCAGGCCGATGACGACGACGTTGACGGCCGTCTGTGCCAGCAGCCACTCGGTCCGTGTCAGCGGCGTCGTCGCCAGCTTCTCGAAGCGGTTGCCGTCCCGGTGGCGCGCGACCTCGCTGCCGACCCGGGACAGCGGCGTGAACAACACCACGACCGCGAGATAGCCAGGGACGTAGTAACTCGGCGGTTCGGTGAACAGTCCGCCACCGCCGGG
Above is a window of Haloarcula halophila DNA encoding:
- a CDS encoding DUF420 domain-containing protein encodes the protein MAVTDHLRTSARSRPAALTAVVSIVGYALVFGAFGDLLPLPDISNQAVILLSDAIAVVNAGALAAILVGVYFIKSGQVKRHRAAMLTAFTLILAFLVLYLVKVGGGFEKEILASGAVWTAYIVMLAIHILLSAISVPVVVHAVVLGLTHTPAELRETAHARVGRIAAAAWSLSLFLGLVTYVMLNHVYGWVPRGGEAALLLVLAGPLRRQ
- a CDS encoding ABC transporter permease; protein product: MSRLGRLRSEIRAATLAFLRRRTAVFFTFFFPVIIVVIFGVLVQTRPGGGGLFTEPPSYYVPGYLAVVVLFTPLSRVGSEVARHRDGNRFEKLATTPLTRTEWLLAQTAVNVVVIGLAGLLLLFLMVGVTGASIRPSPLLLPFVVLGVGLFCGIGAAIGSLASSQDGVISASNGIALPLLFLSETFVPPTMLPAWLPTWLSPLTYFSRGVRAATTGSGDAIAPLVILTGCSIVALVVAAGLLPRTD